In a genomic window of Wyeomyia smithii strain HCP4-BCI-WySm-NY-G18 chromosome 1, ASM2978416v1, whole genome shotgun sequence:
- the LOC129728068 gene encoding uncharacterized protein LOC129728068 isoform X2, with the protein MSTSERVEWVEIIEPRTKEHMYANLTTGECVWDPPEGVNIKRSDASQWWELFDTNTCRFYYYNVASQKTVWHRPQNCDIIPLAKLQTLKQNTDPGDRKDSHGGTLQHHVSKHHSASAGGGSGTVGKTCGHRTATGVMDYRDRDHHRSSSSGHRSGHDKRSNSDLLASPQGRHSLQHRLPPKTTVTDAGFPMGGRTGTGESHKFCRHGHPSSGTSSRSSQKYLDSGKSSDSSLSSAHGYHRRMQDGGSLRMGTGTAGKKHAGASVGDNCYRMLQESSSSHNIPHSVPSSSVEKLGMSALHHSPLPPPHQMLSYSMSNSSDLAGGGNLSSPSHSMSTPQFKKKFVHDGMGSKSNSTGLKDGSGLVSKHESFDYSGNPSSSISLTRSGSFLSSAGITSAGPMSGTPVSPRPYQQSSQQPSQHGSSHRKGSFDGNNGGASDDSMHEKYFKSVENTPVTRRRHTTASSAKSPSIQQQQKHSSDSSPQSPISPQQAQQQLQQKIARPSALAVELSPGTATGGYNKSSHRSNDSELFNLDITSKPEKYLDKMKIDKGKVSPSSISMGGGSAAQSVGLQKASSSSAKLSSSQTEMAAAVVSQKTSSGKDQFSLNLNKPNLERHNKEMQQKQQTLEKNPGTGSTHTVASNNSSSHNKQQQQLHDRKKTKNYTANQGTGFDFDYDNGNTSPLYCNWDKEKLEHLLPLQHYILEQAKLSGCYGFGEFLDSDSLHSDSQSEHSFSGHEPDNEDSDHSDGRGDYLAHYPYEEYGAFRKDDGGGVSYYNFDFNFGDREEKEDISEEVTAKLESIQDQIYSPVKNHPPLHKYSPFHAAKQSLESSGFGSDSVDRGNLTDSSPAGSQAPLAQQKSINKASLLQRFQENLLSHGSTAGNGKIAEMALLKECDIEKFAQDNLNLHSKGIFRKKSSIQDMLSWTPNAISRPMLSLARDKAGKKMATELFKLVQIYMGDRKARVGMSLNSVAIDIITMAMGQAQLRDELYIQMCRQTTENPTRDSLIRGWELMAICLSFVPPSPTFQPALLGYINRHRDPSFATSFPEVGKWPIHVQISHYATIACRRLDRIGSSGRKQAKKPTEEDINQAREQIFRDSMFGNTLGEVMLLQKDKFPDRQIPWIQTTLSEQVLLLNGKQTEGIFRVPADVDEVNLLKCRLDRWEFPENKGTMDAHAPASLLKLWYRELYDPLIPDELYDECVATEDPVEATAIVEKLPKINRLVLKYLIHFLQQFALPDVVANTKMDSSNLAMVFAPNLLRCQSQDPKVILENARKEMAFMRTLIQHLDTSGVAYLV; encoded by the exons gGTGTCAATATCAAGCGTTCGGATGCATCCCAATGGTGGGAGCTGTTCGACACCAACACCTGCCGGTTCTACTACTACAACGTGGCCTCTCAAAAGACGGTTTGGCATCGGCCGCAGAACTGTGATATCATCCCGCTCGCGAAACTGCAGACGCTGAAGCAGAATACCGATCCAGGCGATCGGAAGGATAGCCATGGCGGTACGCTACAGCATCACGTATCCAAGCACCATTCCGCCAGTGCTGGTGGGGGATCAGGCACCGTCGGTAAGACCTGCGGCCATCGGACAGCTACCGgtgtgatggattatcgtgacCGAGATCACCATCGAAGTTCCAGCTCTGGGCATCGGTCAGGTCATGATAAACGCAGCAATAGTGACCTGCTGGCAAGTCCACAGGGCCGCCATAGTTTGCAGCATAG acTACCACCCAAAACCACCGTAACTGATGCAGGGTTTCCGATGGGCGGTCGCACCGGCACTGGCGAATCTCATAAATTTTGCAGGCACGGCCATCCAAGCTCAGGTACTTCGTCCCGCAGCAGTCAAAAGTACCTTGACTCGGGTAAGTCCAGCGACAGCAGTCTTTCGAGCGCGCACGGTTATCACCGACGTATGCAGGATGGTGGTAGCCTGCGGATGGGCACCGGAACCGCAGGGAAAAAGCACGCTGGTGCTTCAGTCGGGGATAATTG CTACCGGATGCTGCAGGAGAGTTCCAGTTCGCACAACATTCCGCACTCGGTTCCATCGTCATCGGTCGAAAAGCTGGGCATGTCGGCGCTGCATCATTCTCCACTACCGCCGCCCCATCAGATGCTGTCGTACTCGATGTCCAACTCTTCGGATCTAGCTGGTGGTGGAAATCTGTCTTCGCCATCACATTCGATGAGTACGCCACAGTTCAAGAAAAAATTCGTACATGATGGTATGGGTTCTAAATCGAACAGCACAGGATTGAAGGACGGTAGCGGGTTGGTATCGAAGCATGAAAGTTTCGATTATTCTGGAA ATCCTTCCTCGTCGATCTCGCTGACTCGATCAGGCAGCTTTCTTTCGTCCGCTGGCATCACGTCGGCAGGACCGATGTCTGGGACGCCAGTTTCCCCTCGACCATATCAGCAATCGAGTCAGCAGCCATCACAGCACGGTTCCTCCCATCGGAAGGGCAGTTTTGATGGAAATAACGGTGGTGCGAGCGACGATTCCATGCACGAAAAATACTTTAAATCAGTAGAAAATACTCCAGTCACTCGAAGGCGCCATACTACTGCATCTTCGGCGAAATCGCCGTCCATTCAGCAGCAACAAAAACATTCGAGTGATTCCAGCCCACAGAGTCCCATCAGTCCGCAGCAAGCGCAGCAACAGTTACAGCAGAAAATAGCGAGGCCTTCGGCATTGGCTGTCGAACTCTCACCGGGGACAGCAACCGGCGGTTACAACAAATCTAGTCACAGAAGCAACGATTCCGAGCTGTTCAATCTGGACATTACCAGCAAGCCGGAGAAGTACTTGGATAAGATGAAGATCGATAAAGGCAAGGTTTCGCCGAGCTCGATTTCCATGGGTGGCGGGAGTGCAGCCCAAAGCGTTGGCCTGCAGAAGGCATCTTCGTCCAGCGCAAAGTTATCCTCTAGTCAAACCGAAATGGCGGCTGCTGTCGTATCGCAGAAAACTTCCTCCGGTAAGGACCAATTCTCGTTGAATCTCAACAAACCAAACTTGGAACGGCACAACAAGGAGATGCAACAGAAGCAACAAACTCTGGAAAAGAATCCCGGCACCGGTTCAACACACACGGTTGCATCGAACAACTCATCGTCGCACaacaagcagcagcagcaactgcACGATAGAAAAAAGACTAAAAATTATACTGCCAATCAGGGAACTGGTTTTGATTTCGATTACGATAACGGCAATACATCACCACTTTATTGCAACTGGGATAAG GAAAAACTCGAGCACTTGCTTCCCCTGCAGCATTACATTCTGGAACAGGCAAAACTGTCCGGTTGCTACGGGTTCGGCGAGTTTCTCGATTCGGACTCGTTACACTCGGACAGTCAGTCGGAGCACTCGTTCTCCGGCCACGAGCCGGACAACGAAGATTCGGACCACTCAGACGGGCGTGGCGATTATCTAGCGCACTATCCGTACGAGGAATATGGTGCCTTCCGGAAGGATGATGGTGGAGGAGTTTCGTACTATAACTTCGATTTCAATTTTGGCGATCGGGAGGAGAAGGAGGATAT TTCGGAAGAGGTAACGGCAAAACTGGAAAGCATTCAGGATCAAATCTACAGCCCTGTTAAGAACCATCCCCCTCTGCACAAATACTCACCGTTCCACGCGGCGAAGCAAAGCCTGGAGAGCTCCGGCTTTGGGTCGGATTCGGTTGATCGGGGCAACTTGACGGACAGTAGCCCGGCTGGTTCTCAGGCTCCTCTTGCACAACAAAAAAGTATAAATAAGGCGAGTCTGCTGCAACGCTTTCAAGAGAATCTACTATCGCACGGTTCGACGGCTGGCAATGGGAAGATCGCTGAAATGGCTTTACTGAAGGAGTGCGATATAGAAAAGTTCGCCCAAGATAATTTGAATCTCCACTCGAAGGGTATCTTTAGGAAGAAGTCATCGATTCAGGATATGTTAAGCTGGACGCCGAACGCCATCAGTCGCCCAATGCTCTCGCTGGCGAGAGACAAGGCGGGCAAGAAGATGGCCACCGAATTGTTCAAGCTAGTTCAGATTTACATGGGTGATCGAAAGGCGCGGGTTGGAATGAGTTTAAACTCGGTAGCGATCGATATCATCACGATGGCAATGGGTCAAGCGCAGCTACGAGATGAGTTGTACATACAAATGTGCCGGCAAACCACGGAGAATCCAACGCGCGATTCGTTGATTCGAGGCTGGGAACTAATGGCAATCTGCTTGTCCTTCGTTCCACCGTCGCCAACATTCCAACCGGCCCTGCTAGGCTATATCAATCGACATCGGGATCCCTCTTTTGCGACCAGTTTTCCCGAGGTGGGAAAATGGCCCATTCATGTACAGATTTCACATTACGCAACCATCGCTTGTCGACGGTTGGATCGGATTGGTAGCTCTGGTCGGAAACAGGCCAAAAAGCCAACCGAGGAAGACATCAACCAGGCCCGGGAACAAATATTCCGCGATAGCATGTTCGGTAACACACTTGGCGAGGTGATGCTACTGCAGAAGGACAAATTTCCGGACCGGCAGATTCCGTGGATTCAAACAACACTTTCGGAACAG GTATTACTGCTGAATGGAAAACAAACCGAGGGTATTTTCCGGGTGCCAGCCGATGTCGATGAGGTTAATTTACTCAAATGTCGTTTGGATAGGTGGGAATTTCCGGAAAATAAAGGAACCATGG ATGCTCACGCTCCTGCGAGTTTGCTTAAACTGTGGTATCGCGAGTTGTACGATCCGTTAATACCGGATGAACTGTACGATGAGTGTGTAGCCACAGAAGATCCCGTTGAGGCAACTGCAATAGTGGAAAAGCTGCCTAAGATAAATCGACTG GTTCTCAAGTATCTCATACACTTCCTGCAGCAATTTGCTCTGCCAGACGTTGTAGCTAACACAAAAATGGACTCGTCCAACTTGGCAATGGTTTTCGCGCCAAATCTGCTCCGCTGTCAGTCGCAGGATCCAAAGGTAATTCTCGAAAACGCTCGCAAGGAAATGGCCTTCATGCGCACGCTGATACAACACTTAGACACCTCGGGTGTGgcgtatcttgtttga
- the LOC129728068 gene encoding uncharacterized protein LOC129728068 isoform X1 has translation MDSSGTRQCRVEWVEIIEPRTKEHMYANLTTGECVWDPPEGVNIKRSDASQWWELFDTNTCRFYYYNVASQKTVWHRPQNCDIIPLAKLQTLKQNTDPGDRKDSHGGTLQHHVSKHHSASAGGGSGTVGKTCGHRTATGVMDYRDRDHHRSSSSGHRSGHDKRSNSDLLASPQGRHSLQHRLPPKTTVTDAGFPMGGRTGTGESHKFCRHGHPSSGTSSRSSQKYLDSGKSSDSSLSSAHGYHRRMQDGGSLRMGTGTAGKKHAGASVGDNCYRMLQESSSSHNIPHSVPSSSVEKLGMSALHHSPLPPPHQMLSYSMSNSSDLAGGGNLSSPSHSMSTPQFKKKFVHDGMGSKSNSTGLKDGSGLVSKHESFDYSGNPSSSISLTRSGSFLSSAGITSAGPMSGTPVSPRPYQQSSQQPSQHGSSHRKGSFDGNNGGASDDSMHEKYFKSVENTPVTRRRHTTASSAKSPSIQQQQKHSSDSSPQSPISPQQAQQQLQQKIARPSALAVELSPGTATGGYNKSSHRSNDSELFNLDITSKPEKYLDKMKIDKGKVSPSSISMGGGSAAQSVGLQKASSSSAKLSSSQTEMAAAVVSQKTSSGKDQFSLNLNKPNLERHNKEMQQKQQTLEKNPGTGSTHTVASNNSSSHNKQQQQLHDRKKTKNYTANQGTGFDFDYDNGNTSPLYCNWDKEKLEHLLPLQHYILEQAKLSGCYGFGEFLDSDSLHSDSQSEHSFSGHEPDNEDSDHSDGRGDYLAHYPYEEYGAFRKDDGGGVSYYNFDFNFGDREEKEDISEEVTAKLESIQDQIYSPVKNHPPLHKYSPFHAAKQSLESSGFGSDSVDRGNLTDSSPAGSQAPLAQQKSINKASLLQRFQENLLSHGSTAGNGKIAEMALLKECDIEKFAQDNLNLHSKGIFRKKSSIQDMLSWTPNAISRPMLSLARDKAGKKMATELFKLVQIYMGDRKARVGMSLNSVAIDIITMAMGQAQLRDELYIQMCRQTTENPTRDSLIRGWELMAICLSFVPPSPTFQPALLGYINRHRDPSFATSFPEVGKWPIHVQISHYATIACRRLDRIGSSGRKQAKKPTEEDINQAREQIFRDSMFGNTLGEVMLLQKDKFPDRQIPWIQTTLSEQVLLLNGKQTEGIFRVPADVDEVNLLKCRLDRWEFPENKGTMDAHAPASLLKLWYRELYDPLIPDELYDECVATEDPVEATAIVEKLPKINRLVLKYLIHFLQQFALPDVVANTKMDSSNLAMVFAPNLLRCQSQDPKVILENARKEMAFMRTLIQHLDTSGVAYLV, from the exons gGTGTCAATATCAAGCGTTCGGATGCATCCCAATGGTGGGAGCTGTTCGACACCAACACCTGCCGGTTCTACTACTACAACGTGGCCTCTCAAAAGACGGTTTGGCATCGGCCGCAGAACTGTGATATCATCCCGCTCGCGAAACTGCAGACGCTGAAGCAGAATACCGATCCAGGCGATCGGAAGGATAGCCATGGCGGTACGCTACAGCATCACGTATCCAAGCACCATTCCGCCAGTGCTGGTGGGGGATCAGGCACCGTCGGTAAGACCTGCGGCCATCGGACAGCTACCGgtgtgatggattatcgtgacCGAGATCACCATCGAAGTTCCAGCTCTGGGCATCGGTCAGGTCATGATAAACGCAGCAATAGTGACCTGCTGGCAAGTCCACAGGGCCGCCATAGTTTGCAGCATAG acTACCACCCAAAACCACCGTAACTGATGCAGGGTTTCCGATGGGCGGTCGCACCGGCACTGGCGAATCTCATAAATTTTGCAGGCACGGCCATCCAAGCTCAGGTACTTCGTCCCGCAGCAGTCAAAAGTACCTTGACTCGGGTAAGTCCAGCGACAGCAGTCTTTCGAGCGCGCACGGTTATCACCGACGTATGCAGGATGGTGGTAGCCTGCGGATGGGCACCGGAACCGCAGGGAAAAAGCACGCTGGTGCTTCAGTCGGGGATAATTG CTACCGGATGCTGCAGGAGAGTTCCAGTTCGCACAACATTCCGCACTCGGTTCCATCGTCATCGGTCGAAAAGCTGGGCATGTCGGCGCTGCATCATTCTCCACTACCGCCGCCCCATCAGATGCTGTCGTACTCGATGTCCAACTCTTCGGATCTAGCTGGTGGTGGAAATCTGTCTTCGCCATCACATTCGATGAGTACGCCACAGTTCAAGAAAAAATTCGTACATGATGGTATGGGTTCTAAATCGAACAGCACAGGATTGAAGGACGGTAGCGGGTTGGTATCGAAGCATGAAAGTTTCGATTATTCTGGAA ATCCTTCCTCGTCGATCTCGCTGACTCGATCAGGCAGCTTTCTTTCGTCCGCTGGCATCACGTCGGCAGGACCGATGTCTGGGACGCCAGTTTCCCCTCGACCATATCAGCAATCGAGTCAGCAGCCATCACAGCACGGTTCCTCCCATCGGAAGGGCAGTTTTGATGGAAATAACGGTGGTGCGAGCGACGATTCCATGCACGAAAAATACTTTAAATCAGTAGAAAATACTCCAGTCACTCGAAGGCGCCATACTACTGCATCTTCGGCGAAATCGCCGTCCATTCAGCAGCAACAAAAACATTCGAGTGATTCCAGCCCACAGAGTCCCATCAGTCCGCAGCAAGCGCAGCAACAGTTACAGCAGAAAATAGCGAGGCCTTCGGCATTGGCTGTCGAACTCTCACCGGGGACAGCAACCGGCGGTTACAACAAATCTAGTCACAGAAGCAACGATTCCGAGCTGTTCAATCTGGACATTACCAGCAAGCCGGAGAAGTACTTGGATAAGATGAAGATCGATAAAGGCAAGGTTTCGCCGAGCTCGATTTCCATGGGTGGCGGGAGTGCAGCCCAAAGCGTTGGCCTGCAGAAGGCATCTTCGTCCAGCGCAAAGTTATCCTCTAGTCAAACCGAAATGGCGGCTGCTGTCGTATCGCAGAAAACTTCCTCCGGTAAGGACCAATTCTCGTTGAATCTCAACAAACCAAACTTGGAACGGCACAACAAGGAGATGCAACAGAAGCAACAAACTCTGGAAAAGAATCCCGGCACCGGTTCAACACACACGGTTGCATCGAACAACTCATCGTCGCACaacaagcagcagcagcaactgcACGATAGAAAAAAGACTAAAAATTATACTGCCAATCAGGGAACTGGTTTTGATTTCGATTACGATAACGGCAATACATCACCACTTTATTGCAACTGGGATAAG GAAAAACTCGAGCACTTGCTTCCCCTGCAGCATTACATTCTGGAACAGGCAAAACTGTCCGGTTGCTACGGGTTCGGCGAGTTTCTCGATTCGGACTCGTTACACTCGGACAGTCAGTCGGAGCACTCGTTCTCCGGCCACGAGCCGGACAACGAAGATTCGGACCACTCAGACGGGCGTGGCGATTATCTAGCGCACTATCCGTACGAGGAATATGGTGCCTTCCGGAAGGATGATGGTGGAGGAGTTTCGTACTATAACTTCGATTTCAATTTTGGCGATCGGGAGGAGAAGGAGGATAT TTCGGAAGAGGTAACGGCAAAACTGGAAAGCATTCAGGATCAAATCTACAGCCCTGTTAAGAACCATCCCCCTCTGCACAAATACTCACCGTTCCACGCGGCGAAGCAAAGCCTGGAGAGCTCCGGCTTTGGGTCGGATTCGGTTGATCGGGGCAACTTGACGGACAGTAGCCCGGCTGGTTCTCAGGCTCCTCTTGCACAACAAAAAAGTATAAATAAGGCGAGTCTGCTGCAACGCTTTCAAGAGAATCTACTATCGCACGGTTCGACGGCTGGCAATGGGAAGATCGCTGAAATGGCTTTACTGAAGGAGTGCGATATAGAAAAGTTCGCCCAAGATAATTTGAATCTCCACTCGAAGGGTATCTTTAGGAAGAAGTCATCGATTCAGGATATGTTAAGCTGGACGCCGAACGCCATCAGTCGCCCAATGCTCTCGCTGGCGAGAGACAAGGCGGGCAAGAAGATGGCCACCGAATTGTTCAAGCTAGTTCAGATTTACATGGGTGATCGAAAGGCGCGGGTTGGAATGAGTTTAAACTCGGTAGCGATCGATATCATCACGATGGCAATGGGTCAAGCGCAGCTACGAGATGAGTTGTACATACAAATGTGCCGGCAAACCACGGAGAATCCAACGCGCGATTCGTTGATTCGAGGCTGGGAACTAATGGCAATCTGCTTGTCCTTCGTTCCACCGTCGCCAACATTCCAACCGGCCCTGCTAGGCTATATCAATCGACATCGGGATCCCTCTTTTGCGACCAGTTTTCCCGAGGTGGGAAAATGGCCCATTCATGTACAGATTTCACATTACGCAACCATCGCTTGTCGACGGTTGGATCGGATTGGTAGCTCTGGTCGGAAACAGGCCAAAAAGCCAACCGAGGAAGACATCAACCAGGCCCGGGAACAAATATTCCGCGATAGCATGTTCGGTAACACACTTGGCGAGGTGATGCTACTGCAGAAGGACAAATTTCCGGACCGGCAGATTCCGTGGATTCAAACAACACTTTCGGAACAG GTATTACTGCTGAATGGAAAACAAACCGAGGGTATTTTCCGGGTGCCAGCCGATGTCGATGAGGTTAATTTACTCAAATGTCGTTTGGATAGGTGGGAATTTCCGGAAAATAAAGGAACCATGG ATGCTCACGCTCCTGCGAGTTTGCTTAAACTGTGGTATCGCGAGTTGTACGATCCGTTAATACCGGATGAACTGTACGATGAGTGTGTAGCCACAGAAGATCCCGTTGAGGCAACTGCAATAGTGGAAAAGCTGCCTAAGATAAATCGACTG GTTCTCAAGTATCTCATACACTTCCTGCAGCAATTTGCTCTGCCAGACGTTGTAGCTAACACAAAAATGGACTCGTCCAACTTGGCAATGGTTTTCGCGCCAAATCTGCTCCGCTGTCAGTCGCAGGATCCAAAGGTAATTCTCGAAAACGCTCGCAAGGAAATGGCCTTCATGCGCACGCTGATACAACACTTAGACACCTCGGGTGTGgcgtatcttgtttga